The genomic segment TCAGCCCATTACTCCGGTAACGTTCAGGGATGATCGAGTTGTCATTGACCAAACGTACTTCTATAGACTAACGGCCGTCGATCGCTTTAATAACGAGAGCGCGCGGTCGCGCATCGTCAGCGAAACTGCGCATCCGTGATGGCGGACCCGAGTACAGGCTTCGCCATAGCGAGGGTTACTCGACTGAAAGGATGGATTGTATGCCTACCGTCACCTACGTTCTTGATAACAAGGCGGTCGAAGCCGATCCGGCCGAGACCATTCTTCGAGTGTCGCTACGCACAGGAATCCCGCATGCGCACGCTTGCGGCGGCAATGCTCGGTGTTCGACTTGTCGTGTTTTGATTTCCGAAGGGCTCGAACACTGCGTTCCTCGCAACGACAAAGAGCAACAGCTTGCCGACCGGCTGCACTTTACTGCCGAAATTCGATTGGCCTGCCAGACAACGATCAGCAAAGACGTCAAGCTCCGGCGTCTGGTCCTCGACGACGAAGATCTTCAACTGACCGACCAGCGAACTATGGGACAAGCGCCCACCGCAGTCGGTGAAGAGAGGCAGCTCGCGGTATTGTTTTCCGACATTCGCGGCTTCACTCCTTTCGCCGAAGAGCTTCCCCCTTATGACGTCGTCCATGTGCTGAATCGCTACTTTCATGAGATGGGACAGGTGATCAATCGCAACGGCGGGCACATCGACAATTACATGGGCGACGGGCTGATGGCTCTCTTCGGAATGGAAGACTCAAACGGGGCCGCGCTGCAAGCCGTCAAAGCCGGGCTCCAGATGCAAGCGGCGATGGAACATCTCAAGCCCTACCTTCAGACGATCTACGCCAAGAGCTCTAACATCGGAGTGGGCATCCACTTTGGCGATGTAGTAGTTGGGGCTATCGGCGCTCAGAGTTTGAAACGAGTGACCGCCATTGGGGATGCTGTTAATCTCGCCAGCCGAATTGAAGCCGCAAATAAGCAAGCCGGGACGGGGCTACTGATCTCAGAAGAGACTTACCAAGAAGTAAAAGAGCGCGTCCGCCTGGGCAAGACCATTCGCGTGACGCTTCCAGGCAAGACCGGTGAATTTTCTCTCCACGAAGTGGTCGGGTTATCAGATTCGATTGCGTACGCTTTCGGACGAGTAACCGAAAAGACAACCGTCTGGCCCTCGCCTTTCCTTCTAGTTGCAGCCGACGCCAACCCGAACGACTAGGCCAGCTACACAGCTACGCGTTGTCGTCCCGGCTTCCACGAATTTAGTGATCCAATGAAGCGTCCAGAAACTGCATTTCGAGTGGAGCCCTCTGGTCGCGAGAGTGGTAGTCTAAGCGGAAGGGTCATCCGATAACGCGGCATTATGTTCGTCGACGCAGCGCGCGTGCCACTAAAAAAAGCCAGTGGCACTTGCGCTACACGACAACATAATACGCGTTATCGTACGCCCCGATATTCTCCTCGCGCTTGCGGCGGAAACTGCACCGCCGCCGCGCGCTCCGGTTCCCCACCCCCCTGCGCGCCACTCCGGTCGCCGAAGGTTGTTGCTTCGCGACTCTCCATTGAGCCGGTATCCCAGATTTATCAGTGAGTGAAGTTTAGAGGTCTCGGCCCCTCGACCTTGATTTACCCTGTTCTTATCATTTTGTTGAGGACTTGGAGAAGTAGTTCCGACACTTTCGCTGTAAACTCTCCCGATTCTTACGGTTCTCTACGTACCCAAAGTACGCGTATACTCCTTCGTCGGCAAAGCGTCTCCTTACACTGGCCGGTAGCATCTCCTCGAGGGCTCCGCCTGAAATGCGCAGAAAGATAAAAAAGGCTACGTCCCCAACCCTAAAGTTGTGATACGTTGGCGCCTGTCTGGGATCCTTCATTCTAGACGTATCAGTTATCTTGTTTAGAAGGCACGGAATGGCTTCTCGGCCCAAACGCATTAGACCATTGTAGACCTCATCATCGACACGTTCGCCTTTGAAAGGCAAAACCTTTATTTCTGCTAGCCTCGCGCAAAGCTTCTCTGCTTCACGTCCAACGTCGCTGGCCTGTCTGGATTCCACGACTTTGCCAGCGACAGTAGAGACTAGTACAAGGGGCAACGCAATCGCCGCCAAGACTTCGAGCCCAACGGACTTTCGAAATATCATTACCGCTCCGCTCCTTTCAGTTCTGCAAGAAGTAAGGCGCTCTCGCGTCGTCGCGGAGTCAGCCCCCAATAATCCGTATTAACGTCCGGGACGGAGGGTTATCTCACTACGTCGATAGTCGGGTCTTCCCGCACGATCCCTCCGGTCGGGCACCATGTATGTTGATCCACTACTTGGATGACGACGGGTACCAGGATGCACGTTGCGGTTCGAAGAGAATGACAAGGTTGTATCGTACCCGGTCGTTGGCCGTTGGAGTTCATTCGCCATCCTGGCTCCGATAGATTGTTCACCACCTAATGCGCTGTTGCAGGAGTTTAGCACGGCGGTCGCCCCAGGGCTTAGATTCCGATTATCTAGTTCCGAAATGTTAGATGCGTCGATGTTCGTCTCAGCGCCGGAGCCCTGGCCGACAAACAGCATATCTGAACGACCGTGGCCGAAATATTCGACCCGATCGATCGTCCCATTAGTCGTTAGGGCCTCATTAAACTCGCCCACGGTTGACGCACGTTCGATGTTAACAGTGTATCCTGCTTGTCTGAGTTCTCCAGCTCTCGTTTCTGCGGCACGCACGAAATTATTGCCGACGTTGTGGTCCAGTAAACCCGCATCACCCACGATTAGGACAGCGCGCTGCTGTTGTTGACGTCTTTGTTCCTCTTCAGCAACCGCCGCCGCCAAGCCAGCAATGGGCACACTAAGCTGACCTGTTGGATCTACGAACTTGAGCGGGTTGTTCCAGCAATAGACATAGTGGTTCCAGTTCCTTGGCTCACTCAGGTACCTCGTGAATTCCTTCTTGCCCTCGCTATCAAGGATCGGGTTATGGGGGTCAACCGACGTGAACCTCCCCTGCGCAGATGAGTAGTACCTCGC from the Acidobacteriota bacterium genome contains:
- a CDS encoding adenylate/guanylate cyclase domain-containing protein, producing MPTVTYVLDNKAVEADPAETILRVSLRTGIPHAHACGGNARCSTCRVLISEGLEHCVPRNDKEQQLADRLHFTAEIRLACQTTISKDVKLRRLVLDDEDLQLTDQRTMGQAPTAVGEERQLAVLFSDIRGFTPFAEELPPYDVVHVLNRYFHEMGQVINRNGGHIDNYMGDGLMALFGMEDSNGAALQAVKAGLQMQAAMEHLKPYLQTIYAKSSNIGVGIHFGDVVVGAIGAQSLKRVTAIGDAVNLASRIEAANKQAGTGLLISEETYQEVKERVRLGKTIRVTLPGKTGEFSLHEVVGLSDSIAYAFGRVTEKTTVWPSPFLLVAADANPND